A part of Ursus arctos isolate Adak ecotype North America chromosome X, UrsArc2.0, whole genome shotgun sequence genomic DNA contains:
- the LOC113248765 gene encoding germ cell-less protein-like 2, with translation MGPLSSRILQCRESGIVNSQPPVAQAGPNYIPGSRKRKQSSGPCLSPESEISQRSLDQEEDLQHVVSTSQGKKVKIASEYAYQTLFLSGETSDVKVRALGKVWCLHKMFLCQSGYFATMFRGSWEESHKDIIDLEINDQNINVDSLNFVLGSLYRDKYILMDPLQIPRVLATACLFQVEELIQQCDETMKKTINVKTVCGYYAAAETYGLHSVKTGCFEWLLHNLMTHPSVELYKELSIDLMNLLISSSNLLVMQKEMDVYTTLKEWMFLHLNPAWKGSMKQLLANANNWFSSHRECVGNIAFLETKQGIPFQPVFKNLRFQHIISDLTATRVIEQDTLIPSKWLSSVYKQQWFTLLRAQQYREIGPQKINETELEEHSMRCGKRIVKDGKYSWKWSGYNFGFPLHVIFTSHYIIFKQNTFSQPCDSSISLQPLRNIVFRLTLVYFDSGGKLSFSKTTGYKILTFEKDEERVVMKLDSTVLSFPLYVFCNFLFISLENPGN, from the coding sequence ATGGGGCCCCTGAGCAGTCGCATACTGCAATGCAGGGAATCAGGCATAGTTAATTCGCAGCCCCCAGTAGCCCAGGCGGGCCCCAATTATATACCTGGCAGCCGTAAACGCAAGCAGAGCAGTGGGCCCTGCCTAAGCCCGGAATCTGAGATCAGCCAAAGGTCTTTAGACCAGGAAGAGGATCTACAGCATGTAGTCAGCACAAGCCAGGGTAAAAAAGTTAAGATCGCATCTGAGTATGCTTACCAAACTTTATTTTTGAGCGGAGAAACAAGTGATGTTAAAGTTCGTGCCCTGGGGAAAGTATGGTGTTTACACAAAATGTTTTTATGTCAGTCAGGCTACTTTGCTACTATGTTTAGAGGTTCTTGGGAAGAATCGCATAAGGATATTATTGACCTGGAGATTAATGACCAGAATATAAATGTCGATTCCCTGAACTTTGTACTAGGCTCGCTGTATAGGGATAAATACATCTTAATGGATCCCCTTCAAATTCCACGAGTTTTGGCAACAGCATGCCTGTTTCAAGTAGAGGAATTAATTCAGCAGTGTGATGAGACCATGAAGAAAACAATTAATGTAAAAACTGTATGCGGCTATTATGCAGCAGCAGAGACCTATGGGCTACATTCTGTAAAGACAGGGTGTTTTGAATGGCTTCTCCACAATTTGATGACACATCCAAGTGTTGAACTTTACAAAGAACTCAGTATAGATCTCATGAAtcttctaatttcttcttctaatttATTAGTAATGCAAAAGGAAATGGATGTATATACCACACTTAAAGAGTGGATGTTCCTTCACCTTAACCCAGCTTGGAAAGGCTCAATGAAACAGCTTTTAGCTAATGCAAACAACTGGTTTTCTAGTCACAGGGAATGTGTTGGTAATATTGCCTTTCTTGAAACCAAACAAGGTATACCATTCCAACCAGTGTTTAAAAACTTAAGATTTCAGCATATCATCTCTGACCTGACCGCCACAAGAGTTATTGAACAAGATACTCTGATACCTTCAAAATGGTTATCATCTGTTTATAAACAACAATGGTTTACCTTGCTTAGAGCACAACAATACAGGGAAATTGGGCCtcaaaagatcaatgaaacagaacttGAAGAACATAGCATGAGATGTGGTAAGAGGATTGTCAAGGATGGAAAATACTCCTGGAAGTGGTCAGGTTACAACTTTGGCTTTCCCTTACATGTCATCTTCACCAGCCATTATATAATTTTCAAGCAAAATACTTTCAGTCAGCCATGTGACAGTTCCATTTCTCTACAACCTCTAAGAAATATTGTGTTCAGATTAACTTTGGTGTATTTTGATTCTGGTGGAAAACTAAGTTTCAGCAAAACAACTGGTTACAAAATACTTACCTTTGAAAAGGATGAGGAACGAGTAGTCATGAAGTTGGATAGCACAGTTCTGAGTTTCCCTTTATATGTATTCTGTAACTTCTTGTTTATATCATTAGAAAATCCAGGAAATTGA